Within the Mustelus asterias unplaced genomic scaffold, sMusAst1.hap1.1 HAP1_SCAFFOLD_1539, whole genome shotgun sequence genome, the region actcccaggatagaaacagcatggggttagatacagagtaaagctcccgctacactgtccccatcaaacactcccaggacaggtacagcacggagttagatacagagtaaagctccctctacacttttttCTGCAGTGGTTTGGAATTTAGTGCCAGATTAGAGAAGCTTTTGAAATTGAGTTCAGAATGTCCCAAACTCATTTCAtgagtgccggatttagacttgctgaggccctaagctatataaagcttggaggcctcttgttaaaaagttacaccaaaaggtctcacaaaggtgcgtaccaaaacaggaccttgggtcaccacaaaaaaattgaaaacataattatgccttttaattatttaatagaaggtatttaaagtgaaaaatacagattattttcaaatgaatgcatttactgattacatatttaccATTTGGCtgacttgatctctctcatagattttggtaattttggtaattttttgagttgctcttcaagttggtgctttctttttcttttctggtatccgctcttaaatgttctcctcATTGTAAACctcctgaaattttgtgaggcccctgcggattgtgaggccctgagctgtagcttgtttagtttatgcctaaatccggcactgcggGAACCACAGCGGAGATTATCATCGCCTCCTCCTGGACAGCATTAGAATGTCAGCTCCCAGAGATCAAAGGCTGATGTCATACTCACTGCCCAATCCAATCCCCTTCACATCAAGTTTACAACACAgacacaggccattcggcccagctggtatttctgctccacacaagcctccactAAGCCCCTCTCCATCTCTGCCTGTCACCATATTCCTTTCTCCctgatgtgtttatccagcttcccccttAAACACTATTTACCTCAACACTCCCTGTAGGATCCAGTTCCACTCTTAACCCCACAAGAAGCTGCTGATGAATTTccgatcggattggatttgatattcatttaaagtttatttattagtgtcacagacgggcttacattaacactgcaacaaagatccccgagtcgccacactccggtgcctgttcgggtacactgagggagaatttagcacggccaatgcaccctaaccagcacatctttcagactgtgggaggaaacccacgcagacacggggagaacgtgcaaactcggcacagacagtgacccaagccaggaattgaactcgggtccttggcgctgtgaggcagcagtgctaaccactgtgccaccgtgccactctatgCCCCAGGTACTGGTCtctcccacaaatggaaacatctcctCGATGCCACCCCCATTAAGCTCCTTCGTTGCCTTAcagacctcgatcaggtcacccgtTCTCGCTTCGAGAGGAGCGAGCACCAGACTCTTTAATCTTTCCTGATTGTTATaatctctcagttctggtatcatccatggcaatctttattaaacctttactggtgtctctctctgtgcttttaATCATCTGGAGACCAGATTAGTGCAGTTACTCCGAGTGTGGTCCGACACATTCCAATACGAGTTTCAGATCATCTCTCCAACCCCCTCACATTAAACCCCAGTACGGCCTCGGCGTCATTTCTTGCACGGGTTTGTGTGTCCGTACCCTTGCAGCTTGATGTTCCTTTACTCTATTTAGCCACTTCTGACCACACTGTACTCCCTCCGATCCACACCATGTAATCTCTGTGTTCTCGGAGTTTTGTCTTATTCTAACTTCAAATGCTCTGAGCTTTGTCGTGGGGCAaagaaatccaaatatattacatccTGACACTCAATCCCTTCTAAAGATTCAACCCCCACAGAAAACtagacatagaaaataagagacaAAACCAGAAAAGCACTGGGTAATCTCAGCAGCCTCTGTGGACAGAGTCAGAGCTCGGGAGAgggagacaatgtgagtggctcagagtgagggggagaggggggggggggggacaagaacaaaggaaggtctgtgattgGCTGGAGAGATGGAAAGGTGGTGAGGCGAACCTTTCCGTTATTCGGTGCCTCCAGCCAATCACAgaccctcctttgtccttgtccagcccccgccccccccccctcactctgaaccaATCACATCCTCTCCCGCCCCAGACGCTGGCTggcctgctgaacatttccagcgctctctggttttatttcagatttccggcatctgcagtattttgcttcatgATTAAAAAACAAGTTAGTTTCAGATACAGAACAACGGTgctcactgagagagaatttgctGCTTTCTTTACACAAGATAATAGCGATGAGTTTAGCGGATTAGCTTGGGATGAAGCTGCTGTAGACGGCATGCTAAATGTTTCGACTTTAATGTCCAACAGAGTCCACTGGGAACACCCAAATTCCCGACCTCACTTCCCCGTTAATGGTCATGAATTCTCCTTCAGTCATTCTCCTTTTTGGCCTTGCTGGCGTCTCCGGTGTCCTCTGGTGCAGAGGCCTTGCCCGCCTCCCCGTCTGCCTCAGGTTCAGTGGGTGCGTCGGACCCCGCTCCCTTGCTGGGGTAGGGGGGGCAAtcatcatcctcctcttcctTGGCCGCTGCCTTGCTGGCGGGGGGAGGCTCAAAGGCCTCGTCAGAGTTCTGGTGGACGGAGGCCTTGAAGGAGGCCTTGGGGGAGCCAGACTCTGATTCCTGGTCGTTTTCCTGGAAGCGGTTCCGGGCCCCGAGGATGTATTTCCCCAGGACTGCGGTGGCATCGCCGGATTTGGTGGTGGTACCGGCAGCGCCCATGCTGTACCGTAACCGCTTAATCTCCGACTGCAGCCGGCCCACAAACTTACCCAGGTCTGTGATTCGGTTCCCGAGGTCTGTAACAGAGAGGCAGACATTGTCATTCAAAACCAGCTTTCCCCAGCCCCGGATTCACCCACCATGGGCCCCGCATACAATGAAATACATCCAGAGTACACCTACTTCCCTCAGGGAGGAAACAGAGTGgcaaatctgtgcacagcaagatcccagaaacagcaatgcacGATGATCAGGCGATCTGTTTTCAGAGATGGGAATTGAGGTATAACTATTACACAAAATGCCCAAGACAACTCCACCTCCCTCCTTTAAATAGTAACCATGCTCTCTGACCACCTCTGTTCAACATCACaagtgcactccctcagtactgactctctgacagtgcggcactccctcagtactgaccctctgacagtgctgcactccctcagtactgaccctctgacagtgcggcactccctcagtactgaccctctgacagtgcggcactccctcagcactgaccctctgacagtgcggcgctccctcagcactgaccctctgacagtgcggcactccctcagtactgaccctctgacagtgcagcactccctcagtactgaccctctgacagtgcagcactccctcagtactgaccctctgacagtgcggcacttcctcagcactgaccctctgacagtgcggcacttcctcagcactgaccctctgacagtgcagcactcgctcagcactgaccctctgacagtgcagcactcgctcagcactgaccctctgacagtgcggcactccctcagtactgaccctctgacagtgcagcactccctcagccctacaCTGGACTTTGTTAGCAGATATTCCCAGCTGGACCGAGGTCTTTTCCCACACTGCCCCAGTGAGAATGTGCGAGGAATGGGAACAGATGCGGTCCGTGACCCATTACTAACTTTTCCAGAACCGTCCCCTCCcgccttggcagtgcccactcccactccctcactcaccttttCTCTGTTTCTCGGCGAACTCTTGCCGTGAGGTTTCGATGTATCTCTGCACCAGCGTTTTAATCACCTGCAGGCgataggattctctggtcccacgcTGTCCCCCGTCACAGCCTGCCCCCATGTTCGCCTGAGAATAACAAcatcttacatttatatagcactgttaacataccccagtgacagtcagtgggGCTGATCTTACAAAAACATTTTCAGTGCCGAATGAGTGTGAAAACGGAGGaaattcacactgttttttttGGAAAATTGAAAATCCAATCTTACCGGACTGATTCAAAAATATTCGGCAAAGGTTGAACTCCAGCAGTAGGTGGAGTGGGCGGAGCCTAAATCATCATAAAGccgctgatagcagcagagtgtGCAATTGCGCAGAAACCTCTCACTGCCTCTACCAGTTATAGCCGGCCTGAGTGGCcaaaactacccccccccccctccgttatCGTGCACCTCCACGGCCGATCCCAACCCCACTCCCACCTGGACCAGTCACCAACCCCTCCCGGCCAGACTGATCAACACCCCCCCCGGAACAATCAAGGCCGAAACCACcgatctttccccccccccccacccagccctacaAATTGTTGCTGCAGAGTGacaccaaggggcacccccccactgcccccgacCTCCcaaggggggcctcaatggcctccggatCTATTGGCGAGGTCATCACGTCTGGTTTCCGTTAATGGGGATCATATGTGTTCCTCGCCTCAGAGAAGTGAGatgtgcagaatctcactggctctccgggctggagacaatacacatctctttaacctgtgcttaacgctctctccactcacattgtctgtacctttaagacttgattagctgattagctgtcagaacattgaatacaggagttgggacgtcttgttgaagttgtacaagacattggtaagaccacacttgcaatactgtgtgcaattctggtcagcctattatagaaaggatattattaaactagaaagagtgcagaaaagatttactaggatgctaccgggacttgatggattgagttataaggagaggctgaatagactgggacttttttctctggagcgtaggaggctgaggggtgaccttatagaagtctataaaataatgaggtctataaaataccccagtgagagtcagtatgtgtgggactccgaccccagtgagagtcagtgtgtgtgggacctgtaccccagtgagagtcagtgtgtgtgggaccccgaccccagtgagagtcagtgtgtgtggaaccccgaccccaagtgagagtcagtgtgtgtgggaccccggccccaagtgagagtcagtgtgtgtggaaccccgaccccaagtgagagtcagtgtgtgtggaacccgtaccccagtgagagtcagtgtgtgtgggacccgtaccccagtgagagtcagtgtgtgtgggacctgtaccccagtgagagtcagtgtgtgtggaacccgtaccccagtgagagtcagtgtgtgtgggacccgtaccccagtgagagtcagtgtgtgtgggacctgtaccccagtgagagtcagtgtgtgtgggacccggatcccagtgagagtcagtgtgtgtggaacccataccccagtgagagtcagtgtgtgtgggacccgtaccccagtgagagtcagtgtgtgtgggacccataccccagtgagagtcagtgtgtgtgggacccataccccagtgagagtcagtgtgtgtggaaccccaaccccaagtgagagtcagtgtgtgtgggacctgtaccccagtgagagtcagtgtgtggggaacccgtaccccagtgagagtcagtgtgtgggaccccgaccccaagtgagagtcagtgtgtgtgggaccccgaccccagtgagagtcagtgtgtgtggaaccccgaccccaagtgagagtcagtgtgtgtggaacccgtaccccagtgagagtcagtgtgtgtgggacccgtaccccagtgagagtcagtgtgtgggactcccaccccagtgagagtcagtgtgtggggaacccgtaccccagtgagagtcagtgtgtgtggaacccgtaccccagtgagagtcagtgtgtgggactcccaccccagtgagagtcagtgtgtgtgggacccgtaccccagtgagagtcagtgtgtgtggaacccgtaccccagtgagagtcagtgtgtgtgggacccgtaccccagtgagagtcagtgtcttaAATAAAAAGTGCCAAAGATGAGAATGATTCTTTCACTTACAATTGATGTTGGCAGCGGGGGATAATCATTATTCTTCTTTGAGCTTACACAACACAACTTGCGCAGAAACCACCTAGAATGAAAAAAGGAGAAAGTTGAATGTTGCACTGAGAGGAATCCCATGTGACACAAATCCAGGTGagttgtgcttggctgaggaagCGAGCCAGACTGTCGAGGTTCAGAGGAATTTGTATTATTATACGCTGAAATGTAACTGTGGGAAATCTGACCACAATCTCCACATCCTCCTTCGATTCTCTGGTATTGCCAGAGGCCTGGAGATTTGCAAATGTTACTCCTTTGGTCCAAAAGGATATAACTACAGGTCAGTTATCTTTATCGCTGGGGAGGGGACCTTTCTCGAAATTATAAGCTGGAAGAGGATGAAGTCACTAGAACAGGCGAGAGTcacagaaagccagcatggattcgtgaaagaTAAATATTGTTACCGTAACATGATTCAATTCTTTGAGTCGGTAGCAGAGAGGGTTGTTCAGGGAAgtgcggtggatgtggtgtatgtggacTTGCAAAAGATGTTTGTTACAGTACCACATGACTGTTTTGTGAGCAAAGTTAAAACTCAGGAGTAAAAGGGGAAACAGCAACATGGATTGGCCGAGTGACAGGAAATGGCCAAAAGTGGTGGCGgccgggggtggggctgggggggcagGGTTTATGCTGGGGGCTCTCAGTAATTGGTGTTGGGTCCTTGCTCTTCCTCATGTATATATTAATGTCTTAATCACTGAAGCATAATTTCCAAGTTGTTTGGAAGATTTGAAGCATTGTGAGGAAGGTAGTTATCAGACCCCAGCAGGACACAGGCTGCTTGGTGGATTGGATGGGCAAGACGGAAAATATAATTATTTTTGTTTAATTATTCAGTCACATGCAAATATGGAAAATCGGAGCAgaaccaggccattcagcccctcaggcctgttcCCTCAGTCAGCCCCTCGAGCTcccccattcaacccctcgagcctgctccgccattcagcccctcgagctcccccattcagcccctcgagctcccccattcagcccctcgagcctgctccgccattcagcccctcgagctccgccattcagcccctcgagcgcccccattcagcccctcgagactgctccgccattcaacccctcgagcctgctgccccattctgcccctcgagcctgctgcccCATTCAATATAATTgtggctgatcctttatctcaacACCACCTTTCTACTCTCTCCTCCTTGACACTTTAGAatctaaaaatctatctatttccttcttaaatacattcagggATTTGCCCTCCACGGCTttgtgtgggagagaattccacaggttcaccaccctctgagtgaaaacatttctcctcatctcagtcctaactggccaatcctgagactgtgaccccttgttccagaacctttgattttgacccagtgacagtgcaggaatacacttccaagtcaggatggtgagaggcttggagggaacttgcaggtggtggtgttcccaggtatctgctgcccttgttcttctagatggaagtggtcgtgggtttggaaggtgctgtctgagggtctttggtgaattgctgcagaacatcttgtagatggtacacactgctgctactgagcgtcggtgttggaaggtgtggatgtttgtagatggggtgccaatcaagcgggactgctttgtcctggatggtgtcgagcttcttgagtgttgttggagacgcacccatccaggcaagtggggagtattccatcacactcctgacttgtgccttgtagctggtggacaggctttggggagtcaggaggcgagttacttgccgcagtattcctagcctctgacctgctcttgtagccactgtgtttatgtggtgagttcagttgagtttctggtcaatggtgaccccaaggatgttgacaatggagaattcagtgatggttacaccattgaatgtcaaggggcggtggttagagtgtctcttattggtgatggtcattacctggcatttgtgtggtgtgaatggtacttgccacttgtcagcgcaagcctagatattgtccagatcttgctgcatttgaacatggggctgcttcagtatctgaggagtcacgaatggtgctgaacattgtgcaatcatcggcgaacatccccacttctgaccttatgacggagggaaggtcattgatgaagcagctgaagattgttgggcccaggacactcccctgagggactcctgcagagatgtcctggagctgagatgactgaccctccacaaccacaaccatcttcctatgtaccaggtatgactccaaccagcggagagtttgcccccgattcccattgactccagttttgctggggctccttgatgccgcactcggtcgaatgcggccttgatgttaagggcagtcactctcacctcacctctgaaattctgctcttttgtccatgtttgaaccaaggctgtaatgaggtcaggagctgagtgaccctggcgatacccaaactgggcatcactgagcaggttattctaatcagtattctgtaatttgatttctgtgtctgtgccctgtttgagaacagagaccactccatctgacgaaggagcattgctccgaaagcttatggtatttgctaccaaataaacctgttggactttaacctggtgttgtgagacttcttactcaggttattgctgagcaggtgctgctggatagcgctgtcgatgaccccttccatcactttcctgatgatcgagagtagactgattgggtggtaattggccgggttggatttgtcctgtttcttgtgtacaggacattcctgggcaattttccacattgcccgcTGTTTgtcagtttgaagtttatttgttagtgtcacaagtaggctcacaataacactgcaatgacgttactgtgaaaatcccctagttgtcacactcttgttcgggtacactgagggagaatttagcatggacaatgcaccctgacctgcatgtttttcagactttgggagaaaccggagcacccggaggaaacccacgcagacacagggagaatgtgcgaactccatacagacagtgacccgaggccggaattgaacccgggtccctggcactgtgaggcagcagcgctaaccactgtgccaccgtgctgccatataCTTTCTGATGTAAATGGGAAGCACATACCTGATCATGTAGAACAAGGATTTGGGTGTTGGCATAATGTTGAAGGGAACAGGCAGTGTGAGGCCTTCCCGGAAATAACAAAGATACAGCTTAGATCTGGCAAACTTCCATTCAACATCCGCATCATCCTGCAAGCAAGAGAATAGGCAAGGAATTTAAATTGCTTCTGGACACAGTAAATACATCATGCcccagagagagaatctccaAACTGATTATCTTATAAAAAACAAAAAAACTGCACGACAATATCGCACCCTTTCTACCCAGATTCCCACCAAgctcagcacggggttagatacagagtaaagctccctctacactgtccccatcaaacactcccagggcaggtacagcacggggttagatacagagtaaagctccctctacactgtccccttcaaacactcccaggacaggtacagcacggggttagatacagagtaaagccatctcgacactatccccatcaaacactcccaggacaggtacagcacggggttagatacagagtaaaactccttctacactgtccccttcaaacactcccaggacaggtacagcatggggttagttacagagtaaagctccctctacactgtccccatcaaacactcccaggacaggtacagcatggagttagatacagagtaaagctccctctacactgtccccatcaaacactcccaggacaggtacagcacggggttagatacagagtaaagctccctctacactgtccccttcaaacactcccaggacaggtacagcatggggttagttacagagtaaagctccctctacactgtccccttcaaacactccctggacaggtacagcacggggttagatacagagtaaagctccctctacactgtccccttcaaacactccctggacaggtacagcatggtgttagatacagagtaaagctcccagctGAAAGCAATTGTTTAAACTCACCTCAATCTTCTGAAAGGAGTTAGTGATCATAGCGACTAACATGTTGAGTAGCACTATGACCATAACGATGGTGAAAATCCCATACAGAACCCGGCCCACAAACTCAGCCACCACAAAGTCCGACAGATCCACAGACGTGG harbors:
- the trpc2a gene encoding short transient receptor potential channel 2 homolog — translated: LGQFVRTPVMKFLLHSSSYIWFLVLLLVESIIAQQFRDLSSSRHEPIYLNSFHMVWVVGFFWFECKEVWIEGLRSYLLDWWNFLDIVILSMYLASFALRIVVYLSGKLYCTADSASFYCFYFTDADRHDWRQEDPQMVAEVLFAITSMLSLARLTSILPAHETLGTLQISIGRMIDDMMRFMFLLMIILTAFLCGINNIYVHYADLERLGNFNGTLQFLFWTMFGMEEPTSVDLSDFVVAEFVGRVLYGIFTIVMVIVLLNMLVAMITNSFQKIEDDADVEWKFARSKLYLCYFREGLTLPVPFNIMPTPKSLFYMIRWFLRKLCCVSSKKNNDYPPLPTSIANMGAGCDGGQRGTRESYRLQVIKTLVQRYIETSRQEFAEKQRKDLGNRITDLGKFVGRLQSEIKRLRYSMGAAGTTTKSGDATAVLGKYILGARNRFQENDQESESGSPKASFKASVHQNSDEAFEPPPASKAAAKEEEDDDCPPYPSKGAGSDAPTEPEADGEAGKASAPEDTGDASKAKKEND